The following are encoded in a window of Vigna unguiculata cultivar IT97K-499-35 chromosome 8, ASM411807v1, whole genome shotgun sequence genomic DNA:
- the LOC114194972 gene encoding extensin-like translates to MESRYDTFQEAIDSLQTQVSALSLPPTTSPFPPSIVQLAPSSSPPSTSSSPVTSPFPIPPNPLYGMPYPLTVTNLLPPTHSSASVTLPPQPNTSFPFSSPQPYPSSHIPFQPPLNHHNTIPFTHLHHNTPPPTPTSPLRPPKLQLNLFYGFESLDWLFEAEQYFSLYQVPPEHRIYMCSFYMKGDAWSCYKWMYHNSQFST, encoded by the coding sequence ATGGAATCCCGTTATGACACCTTCCAGGAAGCCATTGACTCATTGCAAACTCAGGTTTCCGCCTTATCCCTTCCACCCACTACTAGTCCCTTCCCTCCCTCTATAGTCCAACTTGCTCCTTCTAGTTCTCCACCATCCACTAGTTCCTCACCTGTCACTTCACCATTTCCCATTCCTCCCAACCCCCTTTATGGTATGCCCTATCCTCTCACCGTCACAAACCTTCTTCCTCCCACACACAGTAGTGCTTCTGTCACCCTTCCACCCCAACCAAACacctcttttcctttttcttccccTCAGCCATACCCCTCCTCTCATATTCCGTTCCAACCACCATTAAACCACCATAATACTATACCCTTCACCCACCTCCACCATAATACCCCGCCTCCCACACCAACCTCCCCTCTACGACCTCCCAAATTACAACTGAACCTTTTTTACGGCTTTGAATCTTTAGATTGGCTCTTTGAGGCCGagcaatatttttcattataccAAGTTCCTCCTGAACATCGTATTTACATGTGTTCATTCTACATGAAAGGTGACGCCTGGAGTTGCTATAAATGGATGTACCACAACTCCCAATTTTCCACCTAG